The following DNA comes from bacterium.
AGAACGCTCGATACGCATTGGATTGGCCTCTTTCGGCATCGCTGGCTGGATCGGGCTGACGGTAAGAAGGGGAAGACGCACCAGGAATTCACTGCCTTTTCCTTCGCCTTCGCTTCGGGCTTCGATCGTGCCGTCGTGGAGTTCGACGAGGCGTTTCGTGAGGGAAAGACCGATACCGAGCCCGCCGCTTCCGCCGTTCTTTGCGTTCACTTGGAGGAATGGTTCGAAAACCTTCTGCAGCATGTGCCGCGGTATACCGATCCCGCTGTCTCTGACGCAGATAAGGGCCTTATCCTTTTCGCGAGCGACGCTGAGATTGATCTCGCCACCCACTTCGGTGTATTTCGCGGCGTTGTGAAGCAGATTGACGATGATCTGCTCCAGACGGATGGGATCGGCTTCGAGCAGCAGTGTCTCGCTGTGCGGGAGTGTCACGTTGAATGCGAGATTACGCTTCTGCATGTAGCCGCTCATGCTCTCCACGGAGCTGCGCACCACCTGCACGATATCCAGCGTGGTCTTCTGGAGCTTGAGCTTCTGGTGCGTGATGCGGGAGATATCGAGGAGATCGTCGAGGAGACGCGCCATCGTACGCACGCGATCGCGCATGGTGTTGAGCATGCTGGGGAAATCCTTCGCATCAGGGCCGCGGAGCGTAAGCAGCTCGATCGTGGAGAGAAGCGGCGCAAGCGGATTGCGTAGCTCGTGTGCGAGCGTCGCGACGAATTGCGTCTTCGCATCGTCTTCTGATCGGATCTTGGTGAGTGCTTCCTGCAGCTGATCGATGTGTCCTTGGAGCCGTGCGGTCGCTGTGCGGCGCTCCTCTTCGACGGCAGTGACCGTGAGGAAGATGACGGCGATGACGATAAGGAATATCTGCGTGAGGAAGAGAAGCTCTCCGGTCGGGACGTTCGTCGGGCCCGTCGCATATCCTAAGCCGGTACCGATGAGCGCAAGCACGCTCGTCCCGAAGAGCGCGAGCGTCATGAACCGCGATCCGAGACGAAGTGCGATCCAGAAGAGGGGCGGGAAGATCGCATAGACCAAGGGGATTCCGTTGATCTGTTCTATGGGCGTGAAAAAAAGGAATGCATAGACACCGAAAAGAAGTGTCATTGCCGTGACGATCTCAACGACCTCACGCCAAGTACGTTCGAAGATAGGATGTGCTATCCAGCGTATGAGGAAGGGTGCGAGTATGAGAAGGCTCATCACATGACCGATCCACCACGAACCGACGGATATCGGCATCGGATTGCCACCGAGGAACTGGTTCACTTCATACGCGATGGTGCCGATGGACGGGACGATGGTGCTCATGGCGAGCGCGACGGCGGTCAGCCAGAAGATGTCGCGCATCCGGCGCAGGCTCGCCTTGAAGCCGACGTACTTAAGAAGCGACGCTCCCGTCACTGCCTGTATCGAGTTGCCAAGGACATATGCGAGAAGAAGCACCATTGGTGTGCCGTGGATGGAATAACTCAACAGTGTGGCGAAGAAGATCGCCGGCCAGAAGCGGATGCCCGCAATGACCAGTGAGGCGAGGGCGATACCGCTATGGAAGGGGAAGATCGCGGGGGAGGAATAGAACGTGAATGAGAGCTCGGTGCCGAGGAAGACTCCGGTGAAGACGATGAATGCACTGATGACGTCCCGCAGATCAAAGCGCGGAAGCGAGACGGACAGGCGCGCTGGCATGGTGGCATTCTATGAATTCTGGGTGGAGAAGCAATGAAATCCCCTTCATGGAGAAGGTGTTGCGCTTTCGTGGAAAACGTGGTATTAAGACGAGCCTTCACAGGGCATTTATCACGGGGGGAAATAATCTTTACACGCTATGTCTATCGCACGTATTTCGAGCATTTCGGTTCTCATCGCGGCCCTCGTTGTCATGCCATCGTTTGCTTCGGCATTCGTCGAGTACGGCGCGTTCCGAGCGAGCCCGGCCCCGTACTCGCAGCTCTACTACCAGCCGATGTATGCCTACGCGGCTACGCCGGTACTCAACAAGTACCAGCAGGGCTCGGGATATGGCTACGGTTCGTACCCGAACTACGACACCAATCCTTCGTACTACTCGTACGCGAACAACCAGTACCTCCCGCAGTACGGTAACTACTCAGCGACGTATCCGCAGTACAACTACGCATATCCGCAGCAGTACAACGCTCCGTATGCTACCTACGCACCGTATGGTCAGAACGTGAGCATGTACGGTCAGCCGGTCCCGTATAACTACGGCTATCCGACCGGCGAGACGATGCCATGGCTCGGCGGTCAGATGTGCACCTTCCCGGATTACGAAGGTCGCGCACTCTGCGGCTCGAATCCGAGCCAGAAGGTTTACGATCACTGGACCGGATCCTGGTACTAAACTCATTCCTCAGAAAACCGCCCGAAAGGGCGGTTTTTTGCTAGAAGCCGAGTCGCGCAAGGAATGTCGCGATGGTGCTTGGCGCCTGCGGGGTTGTTGGTTTCGCCGATGCGGGAACATCGAAAATCGAACGGCCTACTTTTTCTCCCTTGATGTGCCGCGCGATCTTCGAGGCACCATGCAGTGAGGGAAGGATGCCGATGCCGTTACACCCGAGGTTGTAGAGGAGTACCGGGTTCTTCGGCTCCGGTCCCACGAGGCGTACGCCGTTCTTGGTGTAGCCCATGAGTCCGTGCCACGTGAAGACGTAATCGATTTTCTTGTTCGGTTCGGTGTCGTACGTGCTGGTGATGAAGTCATCGATGTCTTTGGCATGTTCTTCCGGATAATCGTCTTCACGTGAGTACGGTGTCGTGTCTTCAATAGAGACATCCGGCCCGCCGATGGAGATGAGGTTGTGCTGAACGCCTTTTTCGTATTCATAGGGGCGGCGGGTGAGATAGAAGTACGAATTATCCTCTTGGATCCCCGGATCGGTGAAGTAACTGATAGCGACCGGTGGCTTGTTATTCTTCTCCAGATAGCCCGACATGTAGCCGGTCTTTCCCGTCACCAGGTAGTGATACTTCGTATCGATATCCAAGCCGCTTTCATTGAAGATACGGAGATTCTCGAAACCATTCGTGCACAAGACGACGCGTGCAGCACGTACCGCGTGCTTTCCGGCATCCAAGACCGCGTGATCGCTGTGAAGCGCGATCTTGCCGATCGGCGAGTGCTCATAGATCGCGAAACGATCCTCGTATTCCTTCGCCAGGAATGCGACCACCTTCTCACAGAAGAGCGCACTGTTGATGACTCCTTTCTGATACGAAAGGACTGCAATGAAATCCGATCGCGTCGTCTCGAGGAGGTCCAGGATCTTCTCGCGCTTTACGAGCGAATAGAGACCGACGTAGCGATGGGGGATGCGTGAGACGAATCCGGCATCTTCGCGTATGAAGATACGTTCGATGTGTAAGCCTGCCTCTTTGCGGAGGCGGTTGTTCTCGAGCCGGAGCATGACCTGTTCCGCGCTCGTGAATCCCGTGCGACCCATGAATTTGAAATAGGGGATCTCAAGCTTCGCTTTCGCATAGATATGATCGAGTATGTCCCATGCGTCCTCGACATCCTTCTGGCCTTTGGCCGCGAGTTCGAGACCGAATTCGTCGGACAGGCTCCTGAGACCGCGTTCGAAATGTGCCACCACTTGTCCGGCGTTGTGTCCGGTCGCGCCATGCGCGATCTTCCAGCGCTCGAGTACCGCGACTTTCTTTGTGGTCTTCTCCAGGATCTCGAATGCGGTAGAGATTCCGGCGATACCCGCGCCGACGATAGCGACATCGGTCTCGATATCACGATGCAATTCCTCGTGTGCACGCGTAGTATCGAGCTGATGCAGCCAGGGAGAGACATTCTTCCTCATCGCGAACAGTATACCCGACGAGGTAAACGGATATTCACTTTTTTGAACACTTCACGCAGCGGCAATTGCCCGCCAAGTGCATCTCGAAGTATTCCTCGCCGTAATCATAGGAGAGCTCTTCTCCGGGCTTGATGGTGCGGAGGGCGAAGAGGTATACGCGACGGGCGCGGATATCGATCTCGCAGTTCGGTGCGCACGAATGGTTGATGAAGCGGGCCTTGTTCGCGGCTATGTTGCCGTCGATCATCGAGGTATCCGACGTCCAGAAGAGATACTTCCCGCGGTTCTCCTTGATCTGCTTCGCGGTGGCAGGGCGTCCCGTGTATTCGATGACACAGGCTCCTTTCGGTATACGCTCTTCGGTGAAGAGACCGCGACCGCTATGCGAGCGCCGCACGTTGAGCGTGAGAGGAAGGGGCTTGAAGTGGCGCTTCATCGGGGAAGGATACCATCCTTCATCCAGACCCAATCAAGTACCGTTAGATTGAGGAAATGAGCAGTATCAGGCAAAAAAGAGCCCGAGAAGCCTCCGAAAGGAGGGGTTCCAACGGTCGTCAGGAGCATAAAGGCGGTGCAGGGAGCTCCAATCGGGCTACTGGCGGCAAGCTCGCACGGTAGGAA
Coding sequences within:
- a CDS encoding response regulator, producing MPARLSVSLPRFDLRDVISAFIVFTGVFLGTELSFTFYSSPAIFPFHSGIALASLVIAGIRFWPAIFFATLLSYSIHGTPMVLLLAYVLGNSIQAVTGASLLKYVGFKASLRRMRDIFWLTAVALAMSTIVPSIGTIAYEVNQFLGGNPMPISVGSWWIGHVMSLLILAPFLIRWIAHPIFERTWREVVEIVTAMTLLFGVYAFLFFTPIEQINGIPLVYAIFPPLFWIALRLGSRFMTLALFGTSVLALIGTGLGYATGPTNVPTGELLFLTQIFLIVIAVIFLTVTAVEEERRTATARLQGHIDQLQEALTKIRSEDDAKTQFVATLAHELRNPLAPLLSTIELLTLRGPDAKDFPSMLNTMRDRVRTMARLLDDLLDISRITHQKLKLQKTTLDIVQVVRSSVESMSGYMQKRNLAFNVTLPHSETLLLEADPIRLEQIIVNLLHNAAKYTEVGGEINLSVAREKDKALICVRDSGIGIPRHMLQKVFEPFLQVNAKNGGSGGLGIGLSLTKRLVELHDGTIEARSEGEGKGSEFLVRLPLLTVSPIQPAMPKEANPMRIERSASGTRVLLVDDNHAASETLGKLLEFKGYSVRFTHDGESTLRAADEFDPHIIMLDIGLPDMSGYDVARTLRGRGNTAAMIAVTGYGQAEDKSRSKEAGFDHHLTKPVGINDLEKILAPLARS
- a CDS encoding FAD-binding oxidoreductase, producing the protein MRKNVSPWLHQLDTTRAHEELHRDIETDVAIVGAGIAGISTAFEILEKTTKKVAVLERWKIAHGATGHNAGQVVAHFERGLRSLSDEFGLELAAKGQKDVEDAWDILDHIYAKAKLEIPYFKFMGRTGFTSAEQVMLRLENNRLRKEAGLHIERIFIREDAGFVSRIPHRYVGLYSLVKREKILDLLETTRSDFIAVLSYQKGVINSALFCEKVVAFLAKEYEDRFAIYEHSPIGKIALHSDHAVLDAGKHAVRAARVVLCTNGFENLRIFNESGLDIDTKYHYLVTGKTGYMSGYLEKNNKPPVAISYFTDPGIQEDNSYFYLTRRPYEYEKGVQHNLISIGGPDVSIEDTTPYSREDDYPEEHAKDIDDFITSTYDTEPNKKIDYVFTWHGLMGYTKNGVRLVGPEPKNPVLLYNLGCNGIGILPSLHGASKIARHIKGEKVGRSIFDVPASAKPTTPQAPSTIATFLARLGF
- a CDS encoding SET domain-containing protein-lysine N-methyltransferase; this encodes MKRHFKPLPLTLNVRRSHSGRGLFTEERIPKGACVIEYTGRPATAKQIKENRGKYLFWTSDTSMIDGNIAANKARFINHSCAPNCEIDIRARRVYLFALRTIKPGEELSYDYGEEYFEMHLAGNCRCVKCSKK